Proteins encoded within one genomic window of Granulicella pectinivorans:
- a CDS encoding APC family permease: METQKDLPRVLNVAHATSIVVGIIIGSGIFLVPREMMAAVGSSGMVYAVWIVGGLLSLFGAMTYAEIAAMRPRYGGEYAFLREAYGDTVAFLYMWTWITIAKPASIATIAAGLMRVLGTFDIFAFLNTPAIGPLLWSQLFAIAATWLITWLNIIGTRKAGNVQLVLTWLKGLLILVIAGFCFFAAGHHGNWNNFSTVFIGARGGFSGFMVALIAALWAYDGWSDVSQMAGEIERPEKSLPLALIGGVGIVGALYMLTNAAIQYLLPAHVIAAAERPAADAMRLVAGHWGAGLVSVGMAVSICATFVGSALSGARVPFAAARDGLFFRSLAFVQPRFKTPSHSLILQAVLASLLLLLIGRFQALFSLAIFSEWMFYALTASTIFVFRRRDAANTRPFSVWGYPMVPALFILSAAVLLAFSIHDQPRESLAGMAVILLGWPVHRLYQRRHTASA, translated from the coding sequence ATGGAAACGCAGAAAGATCTTCCACGCGTCCTGAACGTGGCCCATGCCACGTCCATCGTCGTTGGCATCATCATCGGCAGCGGCATCTTTCTCGTGCCCCGCGAGATGATGGCCGCGGTCGGAAGCTCCGGCATGGTCTACGCCGTCTGGATCGTCGGCGGACTCCTCTCGCTCTTCGGCGCCATGACCTACGCCGAGATCGCTGCCATGCGGCCCCGCTACGGCGGCGAATACGCCTTCCTCCGCGAGGCCTACGGAGACACCGTCGCCTTTCTCTACATGTGGACCTGGATCACCATCGCCAAGCCCGCCTCCATCGCCACCATCGCTGCCGGCCTCATGCGTGTCCTCGGCACCTTCGACATCTTCGCCTTCCTCAACACCCCGGCCATCGGCCCCCTGCTCTGGAGCCAGCTCTTCGCCATCGCCGCCACCTGGCTCATCACCTGGCTCAACATCATCGGCACCCGCAAGGCCGGCAACGTGCAACTCGTCCTCACCTGGCTCAAGGGTCTCCTCATCCTCGTCATCGCTGGCTTCTGCTTCTTCGCCGCCGGTCATCATGGCAACTGGAACAACTTCAGCACCGTCTTCATCGGAGCGCGGGGTGGTTTCTCCGGCTTCATGGTCGCGCTCATCGCAGCCCTCTGGGCCTACGACGGATGGAGCGACGTCAGCCAGATGGCCGGCGAGATCGAGCGTCCCGAAAAGAGTCTGCCCCTCGCCCTCATCGGTGGCGTAGGCATCGTAGGCGCTCTCTACATGCTCACCAACGCCGCCATCCAGTACCTCCTGCCTGCGCACGTCATCGCCGCAGCCGAACGCCCTGCAGCCGACGCCATGCGCCTCGTAGCCGGACACTGGGGAGCCGGTCTCGTCTCGGTGGGCATGGCCGTCAGCATCTGCGCCACCTTCGTCGGCTCGGCTCTCTCAGGAGCACGCGTCCCCTTCGCCGCAGCCCGCGACGGTCTCTTCTTCCGCTCCCTCGCCTTCGTCCAGCCCAGGTTCAAGACGCCGTCCCACTCCCTCATCCTCCAGGCCGTTCTCGCCTCTTTGCTTCTCTTGCTGATCGGCCGCTTCCAGGCCCTCTTCTCCCTCGCCATCTTCTCGGAGTGGATGTTCTACGCCCTCACCGCCAGCACCATCTTCGTCTTCCGCCGCCGCGACGCCGCCAACACCCGCCCCTTCAGCGTCTGGGGATACCCCATGGTGCCGGCGCTCTTCATCCTCTCGGCGGCAGTCCTCCTCGCCTTCTCCATCCACGACCAGCCCCGCGAGTCCCTTGCCGGCATGGCCGTCATCCTCCTCGGCTGGCCGGTCCATCGTCTGTACCAAAGACGACACACAGCCTCTGCGTGA
- a CDS encoding PepSY-associated TM helix domain-containing protein encodes MRKQTAIVSRWLHIYLSMVSFAVILFFAVTGLTLNHAEWFANQQRTVQRTGSLPHDWLRPTTGEVGKLEIAERLRSSEKLHGEVSDFRVDDQQVAVSFKAPGYAADAFIDRDSNHYDLTITSNGFVAVMNDLHKGRDAGKAWGWVIDVSAVLLTLVSLTGLLLLFFVYKRRTAGLIVGAIGAVLLWIAWARFVP; translated from the coding sequence GTGCGCAAGCAGACCGCGATCGTCTCGCGCTGGCTGCATATCTATCTCTCGATGGTCTCGTTCGCCGTCATTCTTTTCTTCGCGGTCACGGGCCTCACGCTGAATCACGCGGAGTGGTTTGCCAATCAGCAACGCACGGTCCAGCGCACGGGCTCGCTCCCGCACGACTGGCTCCGACCAACAACCGGGGAAGTCGGCAAGCTTGAGATCGCGGAGCGACTTCGTTCCAGCGAAAAGCTGCACGGGGAGGTGTCCGACTTCCGTGTGGACGACCAGCAGGTCGCGGTCAGCTTCAAGGCCCCGGGTTATGCGGCAGACGCATTCATCGACCGCGACAGCAATCACTACGACCTGACCATCACCAGCAACGGCTTCGTCGCGGTGATGAACGATCTCCACAAGGGACGCGATGCAGGCAAGGCGTGGGGATGGGTGATCGACGTCTCCGCCGTGTTGCTGACGCTGGTGTCTCTGACCGGGCTTCTTCTACTCTTCTTTGTCTACAAGCGACGCACAGCCGGGCTGATCGTCGGAGCGATCGGAGCAGTTCTGCTCTGGATCGCCTGGGCCAGGTTCGTGCCGTAA
- a CDS encoding DUF2271 domain-containing protein, whose amino-acid sequence MRKVFWSLALAAVSAQGMAPFGVAAQSPRNTTAEDENTGVRVFHHENVLGTSLGLKLKTSDAASAVRAESAVLVEIERCNRILSAWSPDSEFSHWLATRGTAEKVSSELIEVLSLFDAWRTQTDGALDASAETATKLWKNAALEQRPPTTRERETAVRTMQAEHWRIDRAAGTAVHLDDAPIALNSFVKSYIAGRAADAALASGATGVLLNLGGDLVARGALTERVAIADPAADAENDTPLDLLHIQNRAVATSGGYRRGVTIDGQHISHLFDPRTAEPALHVASATVIAQDAVEAGALATAFAVMQPAETAALAARMRHVDYMLVLPDGSRVASPGWSLQQAPHIVRAAYISRATAPAQLDLLITLELARISDPRYRRPYVSVWVEDKDHFPVKTIALWFEKARWLPDLKSWYHDDQIRALAEGTDLSTTISSATRPPGKYTLRWDGKDNAGKPVKPGHYTICIEAAREHGSYQIIRQEIDFDGRTARQVTLPGGTEIGGVTLDYGAHAK is encoded by the coding sequence ATGCGAAAAGTATTTTGGAGTCTGGCACTTGCCGCGGTGTCGGCCCAGGGAATGGCCCCCTTCGGCGTTGCAGCGCAGAGCCCACGCAACACGACCGCCGAAGATGAGAACACCGGCGTGCGTGTGTTCCATCACGAGAACGTTCTCGGCACCTCGCTGGGGCTGAAGCTGAAGACTTCAGACGCCGCTTCGGCCGTGCGCGCGGAGTCGGCCGTGCTCGTCGAGATCGAGCGTTGCAACCGCATCCTCAGCGCCTGGAGTCCCGATAGCGAGTTCTCGCACTGGCTGGCAACGCGCGGAACGGCAGAGAAGGTCTCCTCTGAACTGATCGAAGTGCTTTCGCTGTTCGACGCATGGCGCACGCAGACCGATGGAGCGCTGGACGCTTCAGCAGAGACCGCGACGAAGCTCTGGAAGAACGCCGCGCTCGAACAGCGTCCGCCTACGACCCGCGAACGGGAAACGGCCGTCCGTACCATGCAGGCGGAGCACTGGCGCATCGATCGCGCAGCCGGGACAGCGGTGCATCTCGACGACGCTCCCATCGCGTTGAACAGCTTTGTCAAAAGCTACATCGCAGGACGCGCTGCAGATGCTGCCCTGGCTTCCGGCGCGACCGGAGTGCTGCTTAACCTCGGCGGCGATCTCGTAGCGCGCGGAGCCCTGACGGAGCGGGTCGCCATTGCCGATCCCGCTGCCGATGCCGAAAACGATACGCCACTCGATCTGTTGCATATTCAAAATCGAGCCGTGGCCACCAGCGGAGGCTACCGCCGTGGCGTCACGATCGACGGTCAGCATATCTCACATCTCTTCGATCCGCGCACCGCGGAGCCCGCCCTGCACGTCGCCAGCGCGACGGTGATTGCACAGGACGCCGTCGAAGCAGGTGCGCTCGCAACGGCCTTTGCCGTGATGCAGCCCGCGGAGACGGCAGCGCTCGCAGCCCGTATGCGCCACGTGGACTACATGCTTGTGCTTCCTGATGGCAGCCGCGTCGCAAGCCCCGGCTGGTCCTTGCAGCAGGCTCCCCATATTGTTCGCGCCGCTTACATCTCGCGTGCCACCGCTCCCGCACAACTCGATCTCCTGATCACGCTGGAACTTGCGCGCATCAGCGACCCCCGCTATCGCCGCCCTTACGTCTCGGTCTGGGTCGAGGACAAGGACCACTTCCCGGTCAAGACTATCGCGCTCTGGTTCGAGAAGGCTCGCTGGTTGCCTGACCTGAAAAGCTGGTATCACGACGATCAGATCCGCGCCCTCGCCGAGGGAACGGATCTTTCCACGACCATCAGCTCCGCGACCCGTCCCCCGGGCAAGTACACCCTCCGCTGGGATGGTAAGGACAACGCGGGCAAGCCCGTGAAACCCGGTCACTACACGATCTGCATCGAGGCCGCTCGCGAGCATGGTTCCTATCAGATCATCCGGCAGGAGATCGACTTCGACGGCCGGACAGCGAGGCAGGTGACCCTGCCGGGCGGCACCGAGATAGGCGGCGTCACCCTGGACTACGGTGCCCATGCCAAGTAA
- a CDS encoding EF-hand domain-containing protein translates to MRTVRLVGLELVCFVAFSTFAYAQGGGVRPAAPRPVLLALDTDHDGVLSPAEIAAAPSVLLKLDTDGDGRLTSLEYLPSQAAPAGQDPEALVQQMMLLDTNGDGVLTANEVPERMQGLFTRADTDHDGKLTPDEIRASVRKQSGPRGRADRTGQATRMDPILNAIDTDHDGILSPAELANASIALKMLDLNGDGALAADETKMRQMTVADRVAHMLDEWDTNKDGKIAKAEAPDRMQEQFATLDKNGDGFLDRDELIAFFSAQTPQR, encoded by the coding sequence ATGCGTACCGTACGTTTAGTCGGCCTCGAGTTGGTGTGTTTTGTTGCGTTTAGCACCTTTGCCTATGCCCAGGGAGGCGGAGTCCGCCCCGCCGCGCCGCGTCCCGTCCTGCTTGCGTTGGACACCGATCACGACGGCGTGCTCTCGCCCGCGGAGATCGCCGCCGCACCCAGTGTTTTGTTGAAGTTGGATACCGACGGCGACGGCAGACTCACCTCACTCGAGTACCTCCCCAGTCAGGCCGCCCCCGCGGGACAGGACCCCGAAGCCCTCGTCCAGCAGATGATGCTCCTCGACACGAACGGCGATGGCGTCCTGACCGCGAACGAAGTGCCGGAGCGTATGCAAGGCCTCTTCACCCGCGCCGACACCGACCACGACGGCAAGTTGACCCCCGACGAAATCCGCGCCTCGGTCAGGAAGCAGAGCGGCCCACGCGGCCGCGCCGACCGCACTGGTCAGGCCACTCGCATGGATCCAATCCTAAACGCCATCGACACCGACCACGACGGCATCCTCTCCCCCGCCGAGCTCGCTAACGCCTCTATCGCATTGAAAATGCTTGACTTGAATGGCGATGGAGCACTCGCGGCAGACGAAACGAAGATGCGCCAGATGACCGTGGCCGACCGCGTCGCGCACATGCTCGACGAATGGGATACGAACAAAGACGGGAAGATCGCGAAGGCAGAAGCTCCGGATCGCATGCAGGAGCAGTTCGCCACGCTGGACAAGAACGGTGACGGTTTTCTGGATCGCGACGAGTTGATCGCTTTCTTTTCCGCACAGACACCACAGCGCTAA